A stretch of DNA from Alicyclobacillus acidocaldarius subsp. acidocaldarius Tc-4-1:
TTTAGCGGCGTGACGGAGCGGTTGTTGAAGGAACTGCCCGAGAAATTCCCTGTGGTCTATATGCAACAGGACCCGGCGGCGAGCCCCGGGCACTGCGTCGTGATCGATCAAGCCGCGGGCGTGGAATTGGCCATTCGGCACCTGCATCATCTCGGCCATCGCGCCATCGGCGTCATCGCAGGCCCGGCGGAACACGTGGACAACGTGCTTCGCTTACAGGCGGTGCAGGCGGTGTTTCGCGATCTCGGCCTCAGCTGGCGCGAGGAGTGGGTGGCGCACGGGCAGTTCGACATGGAGAGCGGCGAGGCGGGCATGCGCCGGATCTTGGAGGCGCCGGATCGCCCCACGGCGGTCCTTTGCTTCAACGACTATATGGCCATCGGCGCGCTGCGAGCGGCGGCGAGTGCGGGTCTACGGGTCCCAGACGATATCTCCATCCTGGGTTTCGACGACACGGACGTGGCCGAGGCGAGCACGCCCGCGCTGACGACCATTCAGCAACCGGTATTTCAGCAGGGCCAGCAGGCGGCCGCCATGCTCATGCGGCTCATCAAGGGAGAGGAGTTGCCCAAGCAGGTGAAGCGCATCCGGCCTGTGGTGATTGAGCGGTCGTCCGCGGAGCGGAGGCGGGCATGAATCCGTTCGAGGGCCGGCGCGTGCTTCCTGCGGTGCGCAGCCCAAAGGATTTCGAGGAGCTGATGCAGGGGCCGCATCCGGTGGTGGTGCTCTTGGAGACGAATCTCACCGCGCTTCCGAGCCTGATGCGCCTGGCGAACAAGGCGGGAAAGCGTCTCATCCTCCATGCGGACCTGATTCAAGGGTTGAAGCACGACGAAGCGGGGACCCAGTTTCTGTGCCAGATGATCCGGCCGTACGGCATCATCTCCACGCATGCGAGCGTGATTGCGACGGCGAAGAAGCAGGGCGTGATCGCCATCCAGCGCGTGTTTCTCATCGACTCGCACAGCCTGCGCACGAGTTACCGCGTTCTGCAGCAGGCGAAGCCGGATTACCTGGAGGTCCTGCCGGGCGTGGTGCCGCAGCTCATTGCGGAGATTCGCGAGCAGACGGGCCTGCCGGTGCTTGCGGGAGGGTTTGTGCGGACGAAGGAGGACGTGGAGCGGGCCGTCGCGGCTGGCGCGACGGCGGTGACCACCTCCGTGAAGGAACTGTGGCAGATGTAGGTGGGTTGTACGTCGGCCTCACTTGGCGATGCGCTCCGCTTCGCGCGTCGGCATGGCCTGCGGCTCTTGGTACGTGCCTCGAAATATCGAGGCCACTGCGCCAATCACCATGAGGATGGCGGAGATGACAAACGCGAGCGCGAGGCCGGTGTGAAACGGCGACGAGATGAGCGTCGGGAAGAAGTACTTGCCCGTGATCACGGCGGCCTGGGACGCGGGCAGCTTGTTCAGGATGTTGAGGCCGCTTGGGCCGAGCAGGGACTCGAGTGGATTGTACCCGAGGAGCGCCGCGAACAGCGACGAGGTGGGTGGAAGTTTCGCGATGGCCTCCGCCGCCTTGACGGGCACGCCGTGCGCCGTGAGCCCCGACACGAGCGCCTGTGGCAGCTTCGCCGCGAGCCCGGCCACCACGATGGAGAAAAAGATCCCCATGCTCATCATTTGCCCCGCATTGTTGAAGGTGGAGCGCATGCCGGACGCCACGCCCCGGTACTGCGCCGGTACGGAGCTCATGATGGAGGCGTTGTTCGGCGACGCAAACAGC
This window harbors:
- a CDS encoding LacI family DNA-binding transcriptional regulator; the encoded protein is MATVKDIARLAGVSPTTVSWALNGKRVSEESLRKVLEAARELNYHPKMSARSLRAGKVFSIGFYIVNPSLDPRLNGYLFPMLAGISKVLAEDNYAMQFDIVTPETLDILAKKALEHSVDGMLVLPQFSGVTERLLKELPEKFPVVYMQQDPAASPGHCVVIDQAAGVELAIRHLHHLGHRAIGVIAGPAEHVDNVLRLQAVQAVFRDLGLSWREEWVAHGQFDMESGEAGMRRILEAPDRPTAVLCFNDYMAIGALRAAASAGLRVPDDISILGFDDTDVAEASTPALTTIQQPVFQQGQQAAAMLMRLIKGEELPKQVKRIRPVVIERSSAERRRA
- a CDS encoding glycerol-3-phosphate responsive antiterminator, with the translated sequence MNPFEGRRVLPAVRSPKDFEELMQGPHPVVVLLETNLTALPSLMRLANKAGKRLILHADLIQGLKHDEAGTQFLCQMIRPYGIISTHASVIATAKKQGVIAIQRVFLIDSHSLRTSYRVLQQAKPDYLEVLPGVVPQLIAEIREQTGLPVLAGGFVRTKEDVERAVAAGATAVTTSVKELWQM